The following coding sequences lie in one Plasmodium berghei ANKA genome assembly, chromosome: 7 genomic window:
- a CDS encoding reticulocyte binding protein, putative — protein sequence MIGLFVLLCGAFYRKSILTRALNTHYQANSLTLGGNLNKSELLNHGPKIEISIDSSSLSNVNYNDTEVINYSNGVNDASYNQGEKELIPYDFIMLNDQNKGGEAAELVGNSYIETSSTNSVYSNILNIVDIIYNEWEDNDVSLYEYYKPIYTHEHIKNSLYHVIAITEIGINNIWGKLANYSKKIKNFENSCEEIKKELSMVIENLENPIYNYQNQNFQNAFSLLKKKRADLIQCIKSKYSTLNNDINEIKKNDNYYMYNVMRINPPLTLVPVYNIRIDLIKNEINDLKKITKLPLNEVKNVSNFINQITNIVENEPELKNNLDTIKFMQKEINHIIKLYEKHTNICNIKYNIIMGLQKIDNAYKTHTYHVINNIFDLGNNYAIFKYSYNILTNLDKLYNNKKTQINNIFNFLTQILIGKVDPSSNKIVHDDSYDYDMSQPKQILNNLKYRFHKAFGQNVNSYDKNVNLKDYENGNNDLIAQIMLLINKLEDLIKLMEKIYNNDTPISEIQTEIYNKTNKVDLNEKLDGFNDALKEATMWKTKRKSTISTLKDKYELVLNLQTQINELYQPFNRKYMEQKYIQESKHILKMKVKHINEKKNDLEKLIELKKDIENHINQINILLNNPLYEMVDFANKKNKINDDIKLEFKKFYNDGVENLVAECSTLIDENMIASVQNDEQVKKYLGDLDAKYDKINNITFDEFSKVLNNVNNKKESLLELINEIKGYIYYHMIHDLSSILNSVQTIDERLKPNINNYFDLYNELTSYKEELLKKKNLIVQNDYINNGNYPDYEHDSKKLLEYSNNFISKENIILKDIEEMSKISDEVKTVLPKYDNEAKKIYPNSNDEYLQTKKIIEQIKEYTSEDYLNKYRKEVNDIKTTITDETNQIQNINKNIENYKILNNGMQQYQSIYELIKNTINGKNILNDLLSQSIQAIQNYDNVNETIKNSSIETLNNKISMIDDKLSSTTINDIETKLSTLKEYFISVKQKIMENSEIEADNLLQNANEINQVQNSTNALNEQYISLKMDIEKLINDINEEIRKHQN from the exons ATGATTGGCTTATTTGTCTTACTTTGCg GTGCGTTTTATAGAAAAAGTATTTTAACCAGGGCCTTGAATACACATTATCAGGCAAATTCATTAACACTTGGTGgcaatttaaataaaagtgAACTTTTAAATCATGGACCAAAGATTGAAATAAGCATAGATTCTTCGAGCTTATCAAatgtaaattataatgaCACAGAAGTTATAAACTATAGTAATGGTGTAAATGATGCATCATATAATCAAGGTGAAAAAGAATTAATTCCTTATGACTTTATTATGCTTAACGATCAAAATAAAGGGGGGGAAGCTGCAGAATTAGTTGGTAATTCTTATATTGAAACATCCAGTACCAATTCAGTATATTCtaacattttaaatattgttgatataatatataatgagtGGGAAGATAATGATGTTTCTTTGtatgaatattataagcctatatatacacatgaGCACATTAAAAATTCGTTATATCATGTTATAGCTATTACTGAAATtggaataaataatatatgggGAAAACTTGCCAATTATAgtaagaaaataaaaaattttgaaaattcatgcgaggaaataaaaaaagagtTATCTATGGTAATAGAGAATTTAGAAAATCcgatatataattatcaaaatcaaaattttcaaaacgCTTTTagtttattaaaaaaaaaaagagcaGATTTGATTCAATGcataaaatcaaaatacAGTACActtaataatgatataaatgaaataaaaaaaaatgataattattatatgtataatgtTATGAGAATAAATCCACCTTTGACACTTGTACCAGTTTATAACATCCGTATtgatttaattaaaaatgaaattaatgacttaaaaaaaataacaaaattgCCTCTTAATGaagtaaaaaatgtttCAAATTTCATAAATCAAATTACAAATATTGTTGAAAATGAAcctgaattaaaaaataatttagatacaataaaatttatgcAGAAAGAAATtaatcatataataaaactatACGAAAAGCATACAAACATttgtaatattaaatacaatattataatgggtttacaaaaaattgataatgCTTATAAAACTCATACATATCATgtcataaataatatttttgatttaggaaataattatgcaatttttaaatatagttataatatattaactaATTTagacaaattatataataacaaaaagacacaaataaataatatttttaacttCCTCACACAAATTTTAATTGGAAAAGTAGATCCAAGttctaataaaattgttcaTGATGATAGTTATGATTACGACATGTCACAACCTAAACAAATActaaacaatttaaaatatcGATTTCATAAAGCATTTGGACAAAATGTAAATTCATATGACAAAAATGTAAACTTAAAGGATTATGAAAATGGAAACAATGATTTAATAGCTCAAATCATGttattaataaacaaattagaagatttaattaaattaatggaaaaaatatataataatgatacaCCAATATCTGAAATTCAAACAGAGatatataacaaaacaaataaagtagatttaaatgaaaaattagaTGGATTCAACGATGCATTAAAAGAAGCAACAATGTGGAAAACTAAAAGAAAATCAACCATAAGCACattaaaagataaatatgaattGGTTCTAAATTTGCAAACTCAAATTAATGAATTGTATCAACCatttaatagaaaatatatggaaCAAAAGTACATACAGGAATCTAAACATATACTAAAAATGAAagtaaaacatataaatgaaaagaaaaacgacttagaaaaattaattgaattaaaaaaggatatagaaaatcatattaatcaaattaacattttattaaataatccGTTATATGAAATGGTGGATTttgcaaataaaaaaaataaaataaatgatgatataaaattagagtttaaaaaattttataatgatGGTGTAGAAAATTTGGTTGCCGAATGTTCAACTTTgattgatgaaaatatgattGCATCAGTACAAAATGATGAAcaagttaaaaaatatttaggGGATTTAGATGctaaatatgataaaatcAATAATATTACATTTGATGAATTTTCTAAGGTCTTAAATAAtgtgaataataaaaaagaatcTCTTTTAGAACTTATAAACGAAATAAaaggatatatatattatcatatgATACATGATTTATCAAGTATACTAAATTCGGTTCAGACTATAGATGAACGCTTAAAACCTAATATCAATAActattttgatttatacAATGAATTAACAAGTTATAAAGaagaattattaaaaaagaaaaacttGATCGTTCaaaatgattatataaacaatgGCAATTATCCAGATTATGAGCATGATTCTAAAAAACTATTAGAATACAgcaataattttatatccaaagaaaatataatacttaAAGATATTGAAGAAATGAGTAAGATTTCAGATGAAGTTAAAACTGTGTTACCAAAGTATGATAATGAAgccaaaaaaatatacccCAATTCAAACGATGAATATTTacaaactaaaaaaattatagaaCAAATAAAAGAGTATACTTCAGAAGattatttaaacaaatatagaAAAGAAGTTAACGATATTAAAACGACAATTACTGATGAAACAAATCAAATTCAAAacattaataaaaacatagagaattataaaatattaaataatggGATGCAGCAATATCAATCAATTTATGAATtgattaaaaatacaataaacggtaaaaatatattaaatgacTTATTGAGCCAGAGTATTCAAGCAatacaaaattatgataatgTCAACGAAACGATCAAAAATAGTTCTATAGAaacattaaataataaaatatcgATGATTGATGATAAGTTAAGCAGTACAACTATAAATGATATTGaaacaaaattatcaacattaaaagaatatttcatatcagttaaacaaaaaattatggaaAATAGTGAAATAGAGGCTGATAATTTATTGCAAAATGCCAATGAAATTAATCAGGTTCAAAATTCAACAAATGCATTAAATGAACAATACatatcattaaaaatggatatcgaaaaattaattaatgaTATTAATGAAGAAATACGAAAACACCAAAATTAA